Proteins from a single region of Amycolatopsis sp. CA-230715:
- a CDS encoding Ni/Fe hydrogenase subunit alpha yields MNHRSRQLKVSSLSRVEGEGALVVTVHNGQVERAELNIYEPPRFFEAFLRGRAYTEPPDITARICGICPVAYQTSACNALEQACGVELDEPLAALRRLLYCGEWISSHSLHIYLLHAPDFLGYPDAISLAKDHRAIVERGLALKKAGNALLELLGGRAIHPVNVRLGGFYAVPSRADFAPLAEQLATALDLARETVRWAATFDFPELELDHDLLAASEPDRYAIERGTIRTSTGLSLTPEEFPAHVVEEQVPHSTALHATLDGRRYLTGPLARYTLNSHLLSPLAREAAVEAGLGAECRNPFRSILVRAVEVVYAIDEALRIIDGYERPSRPHVEVPAREGTGHGVSEAPRGLLYHRYDLTADGLIRAATIVPPTSQNQAAIEHDLRRVVSGNLDLSDDALAALCERAIRNHDPCISCSAHFLDLRVVHR; encoded by the coding sequence GTGAACCACCGCAGTAGGCAGCTCAAGGTCAGTTCGCTCTCGCGGGTCGAAGGCGAAGGCGCACTCGTCGTCACCGTCCACAACGGACAGGTGGAGCGCGCCGAGCTCAACATCTACGAGCCGCCGCGCTTCTTCGAAGCGTTCCTGCGCGGCAGGGCGTACACCGAGCCGCCCGACATCACCGCCCGCATCTGCGGGATCTGCCCGGTGGCGTACCAGACCAGCGCCTGCAACGCGCTGGAACAGGCGTGCGGGGTGGAACTCGACGAACCGCTCGCCGCGTTGCGGAGACTGCTGTACTGCGGCGAGTGGATTTCCAGCCACAGCCTGCACATCTACCTCCTGCACGCACCGGACTTCCTCGGCTATCCCGACGCGATCAGCCTGGCGAAGGACCACCGCGCGATCGTCGAACGCGGCCTGGCGCTGAAGAAGGCGGGCAACGCGCTGCTCGAACTGCTCGGTGGCAGGGCGATCCATCCCGTCAACGTCCGCTTGGGCGGGTTCTACGCCGTGCCGTCGCGCGCGGACTTCGCACCGCTGGCCGAGCAACTCGCCACCGCGCTCGACCTCGCGCGGGAAACCGTGCGCTGGGCCGCCACGTTCGACTTCCCCGAGCTGGAACTCGACCACGACCTCCTCGCCGCGAGCGAGCCGGACAGGTACGCCATCGAACGCGGAACGATCCGGACCAGCACCGGTCTTTCGCTCACTCCGGAGGAGTTCCCCGCCCACGTGGTGGAGGAACAGGTCCCGCATTCGACCGCCTTGCACGCCACATTGGACGGGCGCCGGTACCTCACCGGTCCGCTGGCCCGTTACACGCTGAACTCGCACCTGCTGTCGCCGCTCGCGCGCGAAGCCGCGGTCGAAGCGGGGCTCGGCGCGGAATGCCGCAACCCGTTCCGCAGCATCCTGGTCAGGGCCGTCGAGGTCGTTTACGCGATCGACGAGGCGCTGCGGATCATCGACGGCTACGAACGCCCGTCGCGGCCGCACGTCGAAGTGCCGGCGCGCGAAGGCACCGGCCACGGCGTGAGCGAAGCGCCGAGGGGACTGCTCTACCACCGCTACGACCTCACCGCGGACGGGCTGATCCGCGCCGCCACCATCGTGCCGCCGACCTCGCAGAACCAGGCCGCGATCGAACACGACCTCCGCCGCGTGGTGTCGGGCAACCTTGATCTCTCCGACGACGCGCTGGCCGCGCTCTGCGAACGCGCCATCCGCAACCACGATCCGTGCATCTCGTGTTCGGCGCACTTCCTCGACCTTCGCGTGGTGCACCGATGA
- a CDS encoding oxidoreductase — MGPPTLAVWKFTSCDGCQLTLLDCEDELLALAGQVRIAHFTEASSATDPGPYDVSLVEGSITTRADLERIREVRARSRVLVAIGACATAGGIQALRNFGDVAEFASVVYASPQYIDTLATSTPISAHVPVDFELRGCPIDRHQLLEVLGALLAGRKPDIPNTSVCTECKRRGLTCVMVADGTPCLGPVTQAGCGALCPGYRRGCFGCFGPMAAPNTRALLPILRTCGMSEDETARVFTTFNAASPAFAERSEE, encoded by the coding sequence ATGGGACCGCCCACCCTGGCCGTGTGGAAGTTCACCTCGTGCGACGGCTGCCAGCTGACCCTGCTCGACTGCGAGGACGAACTGCTCGCATTGGCCGGGCAGGTGCGCATCGCGCACTTCACGGAAGCATCGAGCGCGACGGATCCCGGTCCCTACGACGTTTCCCTTGTCGAAGGGTCGATCACCACCCGCGCCGATCTCGAACGGATCCGGGAAGTACGGGCAAGATCGCGCGTGCTCGTCGCCATCGGCGCGTGCGCGACGGCGGGCGGGATCCAGGCGCTCAGGAACTTCGGGGACGTGGCGGAGTTCGCCTCGGTCGTTTACGCCAGCCCGCAGTACATCGACACCCTCGCCACCTCCACCCCGATCTCGGCGCACGTCCCGGTCGACTTCGAACTGCGCGGCTGCCCCATCGACCGCCACCAGCTCCTGGAGGTGCTCGGCGCGTTGCTGGCGGGGCGGAAGCCGGACATCCCGAACACCAGCGTCTGCACGGAGTGCAAGCGGCGCGGGCTCACCTGCGTGATGGTCGCGGACGGCACCCCGTGCCTCGGCCCGGTGACCCAGGCGGGCTGCGGCGCGCTCTGCCCCGGCTACCGGCGGGGCTGCTTCGGCTGCTTCGGGCCGATGGCCGCGCCGAACACCCGTGCCCTGCTGCCGATCCTGCGCACCTGCGGCATGTCCGAGGACGAGACGGCCAGGGTGTTCACGACCTTCAACGCCGCGTCCCCGGCGTTCGCGGAACGGAGCGAGGAGTGA
- a CDS encoding FAD/NAD(P)-binding protein, with the protein MLSEHLVDAAAAGAPMVPAPYRITAKEHQTADVVTLRLEPVSAAVPPFRPGQFMMLYAFGVGEIAISVSGDPANQDGALEHTVRAVGAVSRALHDAPVGAPVGVRGPFGTSWDLESAVGRDLVVVAGGVGMAPLRPVVLGALAGRERYGRLVLIAGARTPGDLLFSDERRMWSGARGLEAERTVDRPAPGWRGPVGFVTEPLARLALEPARTTAFLCGPEPMMRFCAQTLLRKGIAAADIRVSLERNMKCGAGLCGHCQLGPLLLCRDGPVIGYAVAGDLMKTKEL; encoded by the coding sequence ATGCTTAGCGAGCACCTCGTCGACGCGGCGGCGGCCGGTGCGCCGATGGTGCCCGCGCCGTACCGGATCACCGCCAAGGAGCATCAGACCGCCGACGTGGTGACCCTGCGGCTGGAGCCGGTTTCCGCCGCGGTGCCGCCGTTCCGGCCCGGTCAGTTCATGATGCTCTACGCCTTCGGCGTCGGGGAGATCGCGATCTCGGTCAGCGGCGACCCGGCGAACCAGGACGGCGCGCTGGAGCACACGGTCCGCGCGGTCGGCGCGGTCAGCAGGGCACTGCACGACGCACCGGTTGGCGCGCCGGTCGGCGTGCGCGGGCCGTTCGGCACGAGCTGGGACCTGGAATCGGCGGTGGGCCGCGACCTGGTCGTCGTCGCGGGCGGGGTGGGCATGGCGCCACTGCGGCCGGTGGTGCTCGGCGCGCTGGCCGGGCGGGAGCGCTACGGCAGGCTCGTGCTCATCGCGGGCGCGCGCACACCCGGCGACCTGCTCTTCTCGGACGAGCGGCGGATGTGGTCGGGGGCGAGAGGACTCGAAGCCGAGCGCACCGTCGACCGACCGGCGCCAGGGTGGCGGGGGCCGGTCGGGTTCGTCACGGAACCGCTGGCGAGGCTCGCGCTCGAACCGGCGCGGACTACCGCGTTCCTGTGCGGACCGGAGCCGATGATGCGGTTCTGCGCGCAGACGTTGCTGCGCAAGGGAATCGCGGCGGCCGACATCAGGGTGTCGCTGGAGCGGAACATGAAATGCGGGGCCGGCCTGTGCGGGCACTGCCAGCTCGGCCCGCTGCTGCTGTGCCGCGACGGCCCGGTGATCGGGTACGCGGTGGCAGGGGACCTGATGAAGACCAAGGAGCTGTGA
- a CDS encoding Crp/Fnr family transcriptional regulator, protein MRRTDDGWSPQAFFPRLTPAEATAVAGFAREESFAEGERLCVAGEPATRCWLLHSGQINVCTGVPGRGEVVVQTLGPGDVLGLSWLVPPYRWQFGATAAGPGSAAVLDTVRLRAFAAEDPRFGHELVLTLFEALFHRLNATRARLLDLYRNPDA, encoded by the coding sequence GTGCGGCGAACGGATGACGGGTGGTCGCCGCAGGCGTTCTTCCCCCGGCTCACCCCCGCCGAGGCCACCGCGGTCGCGGGTTTCGCGCGGGAGGAGTCCTTCGCCGAGGGCGAGCGGCTGTGCGTCGCGGGGGAACCGGCCACCCGGTGCTGGTTGCTCCACAGTGGACAGATCAACGTGTGCACCGGGGTGCCCGGCCGCGGCGAGGTCGTGGTGCAGACGCTGGGGCCGGGCGACGTGCTGGGCCTGTCGTGGCTCGTTCCCCCGTACCGGTGGCAGTTCGGCGCGACCGCGGCGGGGCCGGGCAGTGCGGCGGTACTGGACACCGTCCGGCTCCGCGCGTTCGCGGCGGAGGACCCGCGCTTCGGCCACGAACTCGTCCTCACCCTGTTCGAGGCGCTCTTCCACCGGCTCAACGCGACGCGCGCGCGTCTGCTCGACCTCTACCGGAATCCCGATGCTTAG
- a CDS encoding 4Fe-4S dicluster domain-containing protein, producing MAATGVRTLDLAGLGELVEALAGAGYRVIGPTVRDGAIVLDELDSAERLPAGWGVETAPGRYRLRRRDDGAVFGHSAGPQSWKRFLHPPRRKLWSADRDGGVEPAREESPKYAFLGVRGCDLAALAVLGTVLGGGAHSDDGFIARRRGLFVIAANCTEPGEVCFCASAGTGPAAAPGYDLGLTERIDEHGHRFVVDVGTAEGARILALVPTTAASAAEVASAREDVAAAAGRMGRELPATDLRALVRDSRESPHWDDVAARCFTCGNCTMVCPTCFCTTTEDVTDLTGEHAERWQHWASCFELDFSYVHGGSVRESGASRYRQWLSHKLGTWHDQFGSSGCVGCGRCIAWCPAGIDLTEEVASLADLLDGPKEDTGAANG from the coding sequence ATGGCGGCGACCGGGGTGCGGACGCTCGACCTCGCGGGACTCGGCGAGCTGGTCGAAGCGCTCGCCGGAGCGGGCTACCGGGTGATCGGCCCGACCGTGCGCGATGGCGCGATCGTGCTGGACGAACTGGATTCGGCGGAACGGCTGCCGGCGGGCTGGGGAGTGGAAACCGCTCCCGGCCGGTACCGGTTGCGCAGGCGCGACGACGGCGCCGTGTTCGGGCACTCGGCAGGCCCGCAGTCGTGGAAGCGCTTCCTGCACCCGCCGCGCCGCAAGCTGTGGTCGGCGGACCGCGACGGCGGGGTCGAACCGGCCCGGGAGGAATCGCCGAAGTACGCGTTCCTCGGCGTGCGGGGATGCGACCTCGCCGCACTGGCCGTACTCGGCACGGTGCTCGGCGGGGGCGCGCACTCCGACGACGGGTTCATCGCCCGGCGCCGCGGCCTGTTCGTCATCGCCGCGAACTGCACCGAACCCGGCGAAGTGTGCTTCTGCGCGTCGGCGGGTACCGGCCCCGCCGCGGCTCCCGGCTACGACCTCGGCCTGACCGAACGCATCGACGAACACGGGCACCGGTTCGTCGTCGACGTCGGGACGGCGGAAGGGGCGCGAATACTCGCGCTCGTGCCCACGACGGCGGCCTCCGCGGCCGAAGTCGCCTCGGCGAGGGAGGACGTGGCCGCCGCCGCGGGCCGGATGGGGCGGGAACTGCCCGCCACCGACCTGCGCGCGCTGGTCCGGGACTCCCGGGAATCGCCGCACTGGGACGACGTGGCCGCCAGGTGCTTCACCTGTGGCAACTGCACGATGGTCTGCCCCACCTGCTTCTGCACGACCACCGAGGACGTCACCGATCTCACCGGCGAGCACGCGGAACGCTGGCAGCACTGGGCTTCCTGCTTCGAACTCGACTTCTCCTACGTGCACGGCGGGAGCGTCCGCGAGTCCGGAGCGAGCCGCTACCGGCAGTGGCTCAGTCACAAGCTGGGTACCTGGCACGACCAGTTCGGCTCCTCGGGCTGTGTCGGATGTGGACGGTGCATCGCCTGGTGCCCCGCCGGGATCGACCTCACCGAGGAGGTCGCTTCGCTCGCCGATCTGCTCGACGGACCGAAGGAGGACACCGGTGCGGCGAACGGATGA